The following are from one region of the uncultured Hyphomonas sp. genome:
- a CDS encoding disulfide bond formation protein B, translating into MRFLKDLLKDWKWPVAAIVVSALMLAAAHAFETFGKLYPCPLCLRQRDVYWALIAMTLTGLALWKLRPTRRFLVALNVLIGLVFGVGVVVAFYHSGVEWKIFPPPAGCAAGGEIDLMNMDSLDRPMTVPSCTDAPFYILGLSMAGWNGVVSAVLAAASFIAAGATFSGRNDA; encoded by the coding sequence ATGCGCTTCCTGAAAGACCTTCTCAAAGACTGGAAATGGCCGGTCGCCGCAATTGTGGTGTCCGCCCTGATGCTGGCCGCCGCCCACGCCTTCGAGACCTTCGGCAAGCTGTATCCCTGCCCACTCTGCCTGCGCCAGCGGGACGTCTACTGGGCCCTGATCGCCATGACGCTGACAGGGCTGGCCCTCTGGAAACTGCGCCCGACGCGGCGCTTCCTGGTGGCGCTGAACGTGCTGATCGGGCTGGTCTTCGGCGTCGGCGTGGTGGTCGCCTTCTATCATTCCGGTGTGGAGTGGAAAATCTTCCCGCCGCCAGCCGGGTGTGCCGCAGGCGGCGAGATCGATCTCATGAACATGGACTCGCTGGACCGGCCGATGACCGTGCCGTCCTGCACCGATGCGCCCTTCTACATCCTCGGCCTGTCCATGGCCGGGTGGAACGGCGTCGTCTCCGCTGTGCTGGCCGCCGCCAGCTTCATCGCCGCCGGCGCAACGTTCAGCGGCCGCAACGACGCCTAG